Proteins encoded by one window of Emticicia oligotrophica DSM 17448:
- a CDS encoding alpha/beta hydrolase, with amino-acid sequence MKEHQIKIERTARYYTLGELNENTKTIWFVVHGYGQLSQFFIKKFASILSDTTFIVAPEAPSRFYLDSEFKRVGSSWMTRELRLTEIEENNDYLNSLYIHLLKDHDLSKIEVNILGFSQGCATVCRWINTDKIKCNRLLLWAGFFSNGIREVIEPEKLKGIDTYYIYGDKDEFLVAYPEISEQFRASMIKDINPKVVCFEGKHTVDEPTLKSIVANF; translated from the coding sequence ATGAAAGAGCATCAAATCAAAATAGAGCGAACTGCACGTTATTATACACTTGGAGAATTGAATGAAAACACCAAAACCATTTGGTTTGTGGTGCATGGTTATGGACAGCTTTCGCAATTTTTCATCAAAAAATTTGCCTCAATTCTAAGTGATACTACCTTTATTGTCGCACCTGAGGCACCTTCGAGGTTTTATTTAGATAGTGAATTTAAAAGAGTGGGTTCTTCTTGGATGACACGTGAGTTGCGTCTAACAGAAATAGAAGAGAATAATGATTACCTCAATTCGCTTTATATACATTTGTTAAAAGACCATGATTTAAGTAAAATTGAAGTAAATATTTTAGGTTTCTCACAAGGTTGTGCAACTGTTTGTAGATGGATAAATACAGATAAGATAAAATGTAACCGTCTTTTGCTTTGGGCTGGATTTTTCAGTAATGGTATCAGAGAAGTTATTGAACCAGAAAAGCTGAAAGGTATTGATACTTATTATATTTATGGTGATAAAGATGAGTTTTTAGTTGCCTATCCCGAAATCTCGGAGCAATTTAGAGCTTCGATGATTAAAGATATTAATCCCAAGGTTGTATGTTTCGAAGGAAAACATACGGTTGATGAACCAACTTTAAAATCGATTGTTGCTAATTTTTAA
- a CDS encoding MOSC domain-containing protein, with product MEINELMQTFPHDGKVEWLSFRPGPTSRGEIVVVDEISVSEKQGIEGDRYRGSNKKRQVTIIQAEHIEAVSKILKKENIDPSLLRRNIVVSGLNLLALNNLEFKIGDAILKMTGYCHPCSRMEQNLGTGGYNAMRGHGGITCMVIKSGKIKIGDAVSLIKN from the coding sequence ATGGAAATTAATGAATTGATGCAGACTTTTCCACATGATGGTAAAGTTGAATGGCTAAGTTTTCGCCCTGGCCCAACTTCTCGTGGGGAAATAGTAGTCGTTGATGAAATCAGTGTTTCTGAAAAACAAGGAATTGAAGGCGATAGATACAGAGGAAGTAATAAAAAACGCCAAGTAACCATAATTCAAGCTGAACACATTGAGGCTGTCAGTAAAATATTAAAGAAAGAAAATATTGACCCTTCTTTGCTTCGTAGAAATATTGTTGTCTCAGGACTTAATTTATTAGCACTTAATAATTTAGAGTTTAAAATTGGCGATGCAATTCTAAAAATGACAGGTTATTGCCATCCATGCAGCCGAATGGAGCAAAATCTTGGCACTGGCGGTTATAACGCCATGCGTGGACATGGTGGCATTACGTGTATGGTAATCAAAAGTGGTAAAATTAAAATCGGAGATGCTGTAAGTCTCATTAAAAATTAG
- the nth gene encoding endonuclease III, which yields MQKKERYKALVEYFSTNYPEAQTELNYSNPFELLVAVILSAQCTDKRVNIVTEKLFQRFPTPESLATSNAEEVFEYIRSVSYPNNKSKHLVGMARILVNDFNSEVPNTIEDLQKMPGVGRKTANVIVSIIFNQPAMAVDTHVFRTSHRLGLVPKTAKTPLLVEKELIKHIPKDKIAVAHHWLILHGRYICVARTPKCFECNLKAFCNAFEKQKFDTPHL from the coding sequence ATGCAGAAAAAAGAACGATACAAGGCATTAGTAGAATACTTTAGTACGAATTATCCAGAAGCCCAAACTGAATTAAATTATTCAAATCCTTTTGAATTATTGGTGGCAGTGATTTTATCTGCTCAGTGTACTGATAAACGTGTGAACATAGTAACAGAAAAACTATTTCAACGTTTTCCAACGCCAGAGAGTTTGGCAACTTCAAATGCTGAAGAGGTTTTTGAGTATATTCGAAGCGTGAGTTATCCAAACAATAAGTCAAAACATCTGGTTGGAATGGCTCGTATTTTGGTTAATGATTTCAATTCTGAAGTACCTAATACGATTGAAGATTTACAAAAAATGCCTGGTGTTGGCCGAAAAACCGCCAATGTAATCGTATCAATTATCTTCAATCAACCAGCGATGGCAGTTGATACACATGTGTTTCGTACTTCACATCGTTTAGGCTTAGTACCTAAAACTGCTAAAACTCCCCTTTTGGTTGAGAAAGAATTAATTAAACATATTCCTAAGGATAAAATTGCAGTGGCTCATCATTGGCTGATACTTCACGGTAGATATATTTGTGTAGCTCGTACACCCAAATGCTTTGAATGTAATTTGAAAGCATTCTGCAATGCCTTTGAAAAACAAAAATTTGACACTCCACACTTATAA
- a CDS encoding vWA domain-containing protein, with translation MKGFRFSEFKPEMKGGNKFEQLLNIFQQLLLITAGDVSQALAYMSDLDRQYQLTNDEYGMANFIDDLKKKGYISEETESGEFKMTAKSEQSIRKQSLDEIFGKLKRSKSSGTHHTPYTGTGDELSSDIRSFQFGDTLDQISMTESLKNAQINGGIDDFMLLESDLEVVDRESKIQTSTVLMIDISHSMILYGEDRITPAKKVALALAELIRTKYPKDTLDILVFGNDAWQIQLKDIPYLEVGPYHTNTVAGLELAMDLLRRRKTKNKQVFMITDGKPTCLKEGIRYYKNSFGLDRKIVNKTLTIAAQARRLEIPITTFMIASDPYLKQFVQQFTQVNNGRAYYSGLNGLGGFVLEDFQRNRRKNLK, from the coding sequence ATGAAAGGCTTTCGTTTTTCTGAATTCAAACCTGAAATGAAGGGAGGTAATAAATTTGAGCAATTGCTTAATATCTTCCAACAACTACTTTTAATTACGGCCGGTGATGTAAGTCAAGCTTTGGCTTATATGAGTGACCTCGACCGTCAATATCAACTCACAAACGATGAGTATGGTATGGCCAATTTCATTGATGATTTGAAGAAAAAAGGCTATATTTCTGAAGAAACTGAATCAGGCGAGTTTAAAATGACCGCTAAAAGCGAGCAAAGTATCAGGAAACAATCGCTCGATGAAATTTTTGGTAAACTCAAACGCAGTAAAAGTAGCGGCACTCACCATACCCCATATACAGGCACTGGAGATGAACTAAGCAGTGATATTCGTTCCTTTCAATTTGGCGATACACTCGATCAAATTTCCATGACTGAATCTTTGAAAAATGCCCAAATCAATGGTGGCATTGATGATTTTATGCTACTTGAAAGCGATTTAGAAGTTGTTGACCGTGAGTCAAAAATCCAAACCTCAACGGTTTTGATGATTGACATTTCACATTCAATGATTTTATATGGAGAAGATAGAATTACCCCTGCTAAAAAAGTAGCTTTAGCTTTAGCCGAACTCATTCGCACTAAATATCCAAAAGATACGCTTGATATTTTAGTTTTTGGCAATGATGCTTGGCAAATTCAGTTGAAAGATATTCCCTACCTTGAAGTTGGCCCTTATCATACCAATACTGTTGCTGGCTTAGAATTAGCCATGGATTTATTGCGTAGAAGAAAAACCAAAAACAAGCAAGTATTTATGATTACTGATGGAAAACCGACTTGCTTAAAGGAAGGAATTAGATACTACAAGAATAGTTTTGGCCTCGACCGAAAAATTGTCAATAAAACCTTGACAATCGCAGCCCAAGCACGCCGACTTGAGATTCCAATTACGACATTTATGATTGCTTCCGACCCATATCTAAAACAATTTGTTCAACAATTTACCCAAGTAAATAATGGAAGAGCCTATTATAGTGGCTTAAATGGTTTAGGGGGTTTTGTTTTAGAAGATTTCCAAAGAAACCGTCGTAAAAACTTAAAATAA
- a CDS encoding response regulator, giving the protein MTATIKLLIVDDHAVVRKGIQNLLEEESYIDIIGEASDGLEAIEKVKNLKPNIVLLDLTMPQMSGFEVAKILSEKYPNTKSLIFSMHNNPEYMVTSVENGAMGYLLKDTSKEEILKALSSVSQGNKYFPPTVSAMIIDGLLAQRKQKTTPKLKNTSLFTKISKKEREILKYITEGLSSQEIADKLSLSVRTVSNHRANILRKTDVKNTAELVRLAVE; this is encoded by the coding sequence ATGACAGCCACCATTAAATTACTAATCGTAGATGACCACGCCGTAGTGCGAAAGGGGATTCAGAATTTACTTGAAGAAGAGTCTTACATTGATATTATTGGTGAGGCATCAGATGGCCTAGAAGCTATCGAAAAAGTAAAGAATCTCAAACCTAACATTGTGCTTCTTGACCTTACGATGCCACAGATGTCAGGTTTTGAAGTTGCTAAAATTCTTTCAGAAAAATACCCAAATACCAAGTCGCTTATATTTTCGATGCATAATAACCCAGAATACATGGTCACATCGGTCGAAAATGGTGCAATGGGGTATTTATTGAAAGATACCAGTAAGGAAGAAATACTGAAGGCTTTAAGTAGTGTTTCGCAGGGCAATAAATACTTCCCTCCTACCGTTTCGGCCATGATTATTGATGGACTTTTAGCTCAAAGAAAACAAAAAACAACTCCAAAACTTAAAAATACCAGTCTATTTACTAAGATTTCGAAAAAAGAACGTGAAATCTTGAAATACATCACAGAAGGACTAAGTAGTCAGGAAATTGCTGATAAACTTTCACTGAGTGTTCGTACGGTTTCAAATCATCGAGCAAATATTTTACGTAAAACAGATGTTAAAAATACTGCTGAATTAGTAAGATTAGCGGTAGAATAA
- a CDS encoding ATP-binding protein → MQNLDIQVSKRLTRLYMVALLVVAILSLFGQFLIQKSLNESIDDSHVVNLAGRQRMLSQRLCKIAILLTNQQQFTKEASFYKTDFQEVLQLWQKCHYGLKQGQLQLDKTYHIKNSQQINKLFEQIEPIFKVIHSNALAIQIDKKQHSSDILSNMLSNERQFLKIMDKIVLQYDMEAQQRVKYVKKIELILFGLTVITLVLEAFLIFKPLVDYVTDVITRLSNSEIELQQKNQQLGDTNEQLIITQKELLRTTEEKFALQRHEDNVRAAALIEGQEEERKRLARELHDGIGQMLTGLKLDSEHLKNLPFLNDKQRKSFEEHQKLIDETIEATRSVSFDLMPAVLTDFGLASAIRILVERTAKGASFKVSFNNLVDDIRIANKIENNLYRITQEALNNIIKHAQASNVTINLASEKNKYITLSIIDDGKGFDLKKRKKNKSMGNGIGNLQTRVRLLNGSIKIQSELNKGTNIFIKIPLQ, encoded by the coding sequence ATGCAAAATCTTGATATACAAGTTTCAAAGCGGCTTACGAGGTTATACATGGTTGCTCTTTTGGTAGTAGCCATATTATCTTTGTTCGGACAATTTCTGATACAGAAATCGCTTAATGAATCTATTGACGACTCTCACGTTGTGAATCTAGCGGGCCGTCAACGTATGCTGAGTCAACGCTTATGCAAGATAGCCATATTACTTACCAACCAACAACAATTTACAAAGGAAGCAAGTTTCTATAAAACCGATTTTCAAGAAGTATTACAGCTCTGGCAAAAATGTCATTATGGCTTGAAACAAGGGCAGCTACAACTCGATAAAACATATCACATAAAAAATAGTCAGCAAATAAATAAGTTATTTGAACAAATTGAGCCAATTTTCAAAGTAATTCATTCAAATGCACTAGCCATACAAATAGATAAAAAACAACATTCTTCAGATATTTTATCAAACATGCTAAGCAATGAAAGGCAGTTTCTTAAAATAATGGATAAAATTGTTTTACAATATGATATGGAAGCTCAGCAAAGAGTAAAGTATGTAAAAAAAATTGAACTGATTTTATTTGGGCTTACAGTCATTACGCTTGTTTTAGAGGCATTCCTCATATTTAAACCTTTAGTTGATTATGTGACGGATGTAATCACAAGGCTAAGCAATTCTGAAATTGAATTACAACAAAAAAATCAACAACTCGGAGATACAAACGAACAACTCATTATAACCCAAAAAGAGTTATTACGTACAACCGAAGAAAAATTCGCTTTACAACGACATGAAGATAATGTGAGAGCCGCTGCATTGATAGAAGGGCAAGAGGAAGAAAGAAAACGACTGGCTCGTGAGTTGCATGATGGAATTGGGCAAATGCTAACTGGTTTAAAACTAGATAGCGAACATTTGAAGAATCTACCTTTTTTAAATGATAAACAGCGAAAATCTTTTGAAGAACACCAAAAACTTATTGATGAAACAATAGAAGCGACTCGAAGTGTTTCGTTTGACCTTATGCCTGCCGTACTGACTGATTTCGGTCTTGCATCGGCTATCAGAATTTTGGTTGAACGCACAGCTAAAGGAGCCAGTTTTAAAGTTTCATTCAATAACTTAGTTGATGATATTAGGATTGCTAATAAAATTGAAAATAACCTTTACAGAATTACACAGGAAGCACTCAATAATATTATCAAGCATGCCCAAGCGAGTAACGTAACTATCAATTTAGCTAGTGAAAAGAATAAATATATAACACTATCAATTATTGATGATGGCAAAGGCTTTGATTTGAAAAAACGAAAAAAGAATAAAAGTATGGGAAACGGAATTGGAAATTTACAAACCCGAGTAAGACTATTAAATGGTTCCATCAAAATTCAATCGGAACTGAACAAGGGGACCAATATTTTCATAAAAATTCCCTTACAATAA